One window of Arcobacter sp. LA11 genomic DNA carries:
- a CDS encoding mechanosensitive ion channel family protein, producing MFFKSILLSALFITSTFAQEAVSKEKTAQEIKEVVVNKLEDIEAIEKKRKELVKKEKARLAKIEKAKKIKEEKAKAEMLALEKEKKEIEEAKQKIEEEKRLEEEKEKQTLAKIEELKKRIESIDIKLKDNILLKRYSNYDAYRKISAELTELKKNIKKVKNKTEDQVYHLNNKVRIKENELELISEYKGSPIGALINPPEIENYEEITNPFGIINALSYIKKLENNKKQFSSVEERISELTNLLDEKLFVYLELYNLDTKPEYKDEVTFLDKEKKDFNMVLEIVSTTEEVYTRKIEQVILETKSQISNQVEKIFNIALIIIVLFVITFLIKLALKKYFSQNENYYMTNKVINFIVVFFILMVILFSYIDNVSYLVTILGFASAGIAIALKDWFMSIFGWMVIVTSGSIHVGDRIKVNRGGVEAVGDVLDISLFKITIREDITYTSYVTNRRTGRIFFIPNNYVFSEMIANYTHSGLRTVWDGIDITITFDSNHKKAQHIAKEILKHYSKGYTDITRKQLSKMRSKYQLRATGVEPRVYTFVEPHGIVISAWYLTNSYSALVLRSTMSPEILEAFMKEDDIHIAYPTQQININKTDEHYGPSRRPKPKDLEDEIIQR from the coding sequence ATGTTTTTTAAAAGTATACTTCTTTCAGCACTATTTATAACTTCTACTTTTGCACAAGAAGCAGTATCAAAAGAAAAGACTGCACAAGAGATCAAAGAAGTAGTAGTAAATAAATTAGAAGATATTGAAGCAATAGAAAAAAAGAGAAAAGAATTAGTTAAAAAAGAGAAAGCACGTTTAGCTAAAATTGAAAAAGCAAAAAAAATTAAAGAAGAAAAAGCAAAAGCTGAAATGTTAGCTCTTGAAAAAGAAAAGAAAGAGATTGAAGAAGCTAAACAAAAAATAGAAGAAGAGAAGAGGCTAGAAGAGGAAAAGGAAAAACAAACACTAGCTAAAATTGAAGAACTAAAAAAAAGAATAGAGTCAATTGATATTAAATTAAAAGATAATATATTATTAAAAAGATATAGCAATTATGATGCATATAGAAAAATATCTGCTGAATTAACTGAATTAAAAAAGAATATTAAAAAAGTTAAAAATAAAACAGAAGACCAAGTTTATCACTTAAACAACAAAGTTAGAATTAAAGAAAATGAGTTAGAGTTAATTTCTGAATATAAAGGTTCACCTATTGGGGCTTTAATAAATCCACCTGAAATAGAAAACTATGAAGAGATAACTAATCCTTTTGGAATTATTAATGCTTTATCATATATTAAAAAATTAGAAAACAATAAGAAACAATTCTCTTCTGTTGAAGAGAGGATATCTGAATTAACTAATCTTTTAGATGAAAAACTATTTGTATATCTTGAACTATATAATTTAGATACTAAACCTGAATATAAAGATGAAGTTACATTTTTAGATAAAGAGAAAAAAGACTTTAATATGGTTTTAGAAATTGTTTCTACGACTGAAGAAGTTTATACAAGAAAAATAGAACAAGTTATTTTAGAAACAAAATCTCAAATTTCAAATCAAGTAGAAAAAATATTTAATATTGCTTTGATTATTATTGTTTTATTTGTAATTACATTTTTAATTAAACTAGCACTTAAAAAGTATTTCTCTCAAAACGAAAACTATTATATGACAAATAAAGTAATTAACTTTATAGTTGTATTTTTTATTCTTATGGTAATACTTTTTTCATATATTGATAATGTTTCATATTTAGTAACAATCTTAGGATTTGCATCTGCTGGTATTGCGATTGCTTTAAAAGATTGGTTTATGTCTATTTTTGGATGGATGGTTATTGTAACATCTGGTTCAATCCATGTTGGTGATAGAATTAAAGTAAATAGAGGTGGTGTTGAAGCAGTTGGTGATGTTCTTGATATTTCTTTATTTAAAATTACAATTAGAGAAGATATTACTTATACATCTTATGTTACTAATAGAAGAACAGGTAGAATTTTCTTTATTCCAAATAACTATGTTTTCTCTGAAATGATTGCAAACTATACTCACTCAGGCCTTAGAACTGTATGGGATGGTATTGATATTACTATTACTTTTGATTCAAATCATAAAAAAGCACAACATATAGCTAAAGAGATTTTAAAACATTATTCAAAAGGTTATACAGATATAACTAGAAAACAACTTTCTAAAATGAGAAGTAAGTATCAGTTAAGAGCAACGGGAGTTGAACCTAGAGTTTATACTTTTGTTGAACCTCATGGTATTGTAATTTCAGCTTGGTATTTAACAAATTCATATTCAGCTTTAGTACTTAGAAGTACTATGTCTCCTGAGATATTAGAAGCATTTATGAAAGAAGATGATATTCATATTGCTTACCCAACTCAACAAATCAATATCAATAAAACTGATGAACATTATGGACCATCTCGTAGACCTAAGCCTAAAGACTTAGAAGATGAAATTATTCAAAGATAA
- a CDS encoding RidA family protein: MIVRKQVNERMSRIVEHNNTIYLAGIVSDDKTLDIKGQAKRVFEIAETRLEEAGSNKHNILRAEIFVKDIYRDFSDFNEIWDSWVSKENPPARACVEANMASEGTLVEIIFTAAKID, encoded by the coding sequence ATGATTGTAAGAAAACAAGTAAATGAGAGAATGAGTAGAATTGTTGAACATAATAATACCATTTATCTTGCTGGAATTGTATCTGATGATAAAACTTTAGATATAAAAGGACAAGCTAAAAGAGTATTTGAAATTGCAGAAACTAGACTTGAAGAAGCAGGTTCAAATAAGCATAATATACTAAGAGCAGAGATTTTTGTAAAAGACATCTATAGAGACTTTTCAGATTTTAATGAAATTTGGGATAGCTGGGTTTCAAAAGAAAACCCGCCTGCACGTGCCTGTGTGGAAGCAAATATGGCAAGTGAAGGAACACTTGTTGAGATAATTTTTACAGCTGCTAAAATAGATTAA
- a CDS encoding UvrD-helicase domain-containing protein has product MNLTKEQIDIINAKEESFKINAVAGSGKTTTLLEYAKNNTHLKILYLAYNKSLQISIQEKLKEYNLSHMKISTIHALAYSKTEAFQYNLCNDLKIQVIETCLCDYERNENQRTNYFPIAEYIALIKDLVNFYCNSSLISLDDILLEKYKSQCDLGPNTIKLLEKDPLRVLNHLKYILSSMKNKKIDVIHDFYLKMFYLNKKTCRSLNYDLILVDEAQDISDVMIGIVESQNCRRIYIGDSFQQIYSFRYATNALSKIDLPEYKLSKSFRFANTYAKVLQDSLNELYKINTNKLLKISGTDNETKIGRNSIDLDKQFCVIARSTFGLIQEIVHLIHDNKKIYFEGGYGSYSFMNQTVYSIFYLKEKKFNKITMNEIKEFESIYELEQFSKETKNQDFLNVIKFINTYGDNIFEINKKIKEKLTTKKDEADIIFTTTHKSKGLEYDQVIMANDFISKKEITNKKNKMSFTQIIEELNIYYVAATRAKKAIDMSSMHLDYKYKADNNTETISYKYKKKSSNKQMKNLQEEWLKKNRIKKAIF; this is encoded by the coding sequence ATGAATTTGACTAAAGAACAAATAGATATTATTAATGCAAAAGAAGAATCATTTAAAATAAATGCTGTAGCAGGTAGTGGCAAAACTACTACACTCTTAGAATATGCAAAAAACAATACTCATCTTAAAATTTTATACCTAGCATATAATAAATCTTTACAAATATCTATTCAAGAGAAATTGAAAGAATACAATCTCTCACATATGAAAATAAGTACAATTCATGCACTTGCATATAGTAAAACAGAAGCCTTTCAATATAACTTGTGTAATGATTTAAAAATACAAGTTATAGAAACTTGTTTATGTGATTATGAAAGAAATGAAAATCAAAGAACAAACTATTTTCCAATAGCAGAATATATTGCACTTATAAAAGATTTAGTAAACTTTTACTGTAATTCTTCCCTAATTTCCTTAGATGATATCCTATTAGAAAAATATAAATCGCAATGTGATTTAGGACCAAATACCATTAAACTTTTAGAAAAAGATCCATTAAGAGTATTAAATCATTTAAAATATATTCTCTCTTCTATGAAAAACAAAAAAATAGATGTAATTCATGATTTTTATTTAAAAATGTTTTATCTAAATAAAAAAACTTGTAGAAGTTTAAACTATGATTTAATACTTGTAGATGAAGCCCAAGATATTTCAGATGTTATGATTGGTATAGTTGAGTCACAAAACTGTAGACGTATTTATATTGGTGATTCATTTCAACAGATTTATTCATTTAGATATGCAACAAATGCTTTATCTAAGATAGACTTACCAGAATATAAGCTATCAAAAAGTTTTAGATTTGCTAATACTTATGCAAAAGTTTTACAAGATAGTCTAAATGAGTTATATAAAATAAATACAAATAAACTTTTAAAAATATCAGGTACTGACAATGAAACTAAAATTGGTAGAAACTCCATAGATTTGGATAAACAATTTTGTGTAATTGCGAGGTCAACTTTTGGATTGATTCAAGAAATTGTACATTTAATACATGATAACAAAAAAATCTATTTTGAAGGTGGTTATGGCTCTTATTCATTTATGAATCAAACTGTTTACTCTATTTTTTATTTAAAAGAAAAAAAATTCAATAAGATAACAATGAATGAAATAAAGGAGTTTGAATCAATATATGAACTTGAACAATTTTCAAAAGAAACAAAAAATCAAGACTTTTTAAATGTAATTAAATTTATAAATACTTACGGTGATAATATATTTGAAATAAATAAAAAAATAAAAGAAAAACTTACTACAAAAAAAGATGAAGCAGATATTATATTTACAACGACACATAAGTCAAAAGGTTTAGAATATGACCAAGTTATAATGGCAAATGATTTTATTTCAAAAAAAGAGATTACAAATAAAAAAAACAAAATGTCTTTTACTCAAATAATTGAAGAATTAAATATCTATTATGTGGCAGCAACTAGAGCTAAAAAAGCTATTGACATGTCTTCTATGCATTTAGATTATAAATATAAAGCAGATAATAACACTGAAACAATATCATATAAATATAAGAAAAAAAGCTCTAATAAACAAATGAAAAACTTACAAGAAGAGTGGTTGAAAAAGAATAGAATAAAAAAAGCAATATTTTAA
- the aroB gene encoding 3-dehydroquinate synthase — MIVNITLPNNTSYDITIDTLNKIYFDRKVVVVTNPTISSLHIDYLKERISAKDFSVVTIPDGEEYKNMQTIESILEHCFEHKLNRSSLLVAFGGGVIGDMTGFAASVYQRGIDFVQIPTTLLSQVDASVGGKTGINNRFGKNLVGAFHQPIAVHIDPFFLSTLPKREIGAGIAEIVKMAVTFNSDFFEWLEENDLNDSENIKIAIAKSVETKAWVVSQDEKEKGIRAALNYGHTFGHVIENETNYDTFLHGEAVGIGMVMANALAVRIGNMSEQEALRVKRLLEKYDIPTDYKIKDVEDFYQHFFLDKKSLDDKIKFILPKGIGDCEITDKIEKNDVIEILKGF; from the coding sequence ATGATTGTAAATATTACCCTTCCAAATAATACATCTTACGATATTACTATTGATACTTTAAACAAAATATATTTTGATAGAAAAGTTGTTGTTGTTACAAACCCTACTATTAGTAGTTTGCATATTGACTATTTAAAAGAAAGAATTTCCGCAAAAGACTTCTCTGTTGTTACTATTCCTGATGGTGAAGAGTATAAAAATATGCAAACAATTGAAAGCATACTTGAACATTGTTTTGAACATAAACTAAATAGAAGCTCTTTGCTTGTTGCTTTTGGTGGTGGAGTTATTGGAGATATGACAGGTTTCGCTGCTTCAGTTTATCAAAGAGGAATCGATTTTGTGCAAATCCCAACAACATTACTTTCTCAAGTAGATGCAAGTGTTGGTGGTAAAACAGGTATAAATAATAGGTTTGGTAAAAACCTAGTTGGTGCCTTTCATCAGCCAATAGCAGTACATATAGATCCTTTCTTTTTAAGTACTTTACCAAAAAGAGAAATCGGGGCAGGAATAGCTGAAATTGTGAAAATGGCAGTAACTTTTAATAGTGATTTCTTCGAATGGTTAGAAGAAAATGATTTAAATGATAGTGAAAATATAAAAATAGCTATTGCTAAATCTGTTGAGACTAAAGCATGGGTTGTATCACAAGATGAAAAAGAAAAAGGTATTAGAGCAGCATTGAATTATGGACATACTTTTGGACATGTAATCGAAAATGAAACAAATTATGATACATTTTTACATGGAGAAGCTGTAGGTATTGGTATGGTTATGGCAAATGCTTTAGCTGTTCGAATTGGAAATATGAGTGAGCAAGAAGCTTTAAGAGTTAAAAGGCTACTTGAAAAGTATGATATTCCTACTGATTATAAAATAAAAGATGTTGAGGATTTTTATCAACATTTCTTTTTAGATAAAAAATCTTTAGATGATAAAATAAAGTTTATTCTGCCAAAAGGTATTGGTGATTGTGAAATTACTGATAAAATTGAAAAAAATGATGTTATAGAAATATTAAAAGGTTTTTAA
- a CDS encoding DUF6172 family protein, which translates to MKKTFKLNEENKNPDRLLEAIKYEIRKYIKREKRKPLPEDVDFWDLKCKFAKNDEKPEIIDFVDITKCINEASNEKCDSFYMEIISQKGYRVKDVIKKDELEIDSEER; encoded by the coding sequence ATGAAGAAAACTTTTAAATTAAATGAAGAAAATAAAAATCCAGATAGATTATTAGAAGCAATAAAATATGAGATTAGAAAATATATAAAAAGAGAAAAAAGAAAGCCTTTACCTGAAGATGTTGATTTTTGGGATTTGAAATGTAAATTTGCGAAAAATGATGAGAAACCAGAAATTATTGATTTTGTTGATATTACAAAATGTATTAATGAAGCATCAAATGAAAAATGTGATAGTTTTTATATGGAAATAATTTCCCAAAAAGGTTATCGAGTTAAAGATGTTATTAAAAAAGATGAACTAGAAATAGATTCTGAAGAAAGGTAG
- a CDS encoding DUF711 family protein: protein MNYTNKNLCKIRTITTFLTLTKDKSKWKEEILKACTFCNELTQKFNKNDYEVQSIRIVTNAFGEYLNTSSLKKAKGDLKILSNLLNSFAGDNLRIRFAIGEAKTLNEIELVPELIKDFGDLCNICVNVPIDEYNILDNELITHCSNVVRKISQITPRGEGNFNFTVNFNCKPYIPYFPASYHDSNLENSYVVGFETPDLLIHVLKEFNKNKNITNHQELFNNYYEIMSKALQYHVDNVKEILCSYKNNDFKFIGIDSSAAPSKNCSSMVSVYEQLGVPYFGASGSVEASSLLTKVFKGVKNMPLVGFSGLMLAVIEDLGLSQGTVDKNYDIRSLLTYSSVCGIGLDTVPIAGDTSIDKISALMRDTGTMAFRLNKPLTVRLFPYPDKKAGELTEYESDDLCNCVILDVP from the coding sequence ATGAATTACACTAATAAAAACCTATGTAAAATAAGAACAATTACAACTTTTTTAACACTTACAAAAGATAAATCAAAATGGAAAGAAGAGATATTAAAAGCTTGTACCTTTTGTAATGAATTAACTCAAAAATTTAATAAAAATGATTATGAAGTACAATCAATAAGAATAGTAACCAATGCTTTTGGAGAGTATTTAAATACTTCTTCTTTAAAAAAAGCAAAAGGTGACTTAAAAATATTAAGTAATCTTCTAAACTCTTTTGCAGGTGATAATTTAAGAATTAGATTTGCAATTGGAGAAGCTAAGACTTTAAATGAAATAGAATTAGTTCCTGAGCTAATAAAAGATTTTGGCGATCTTTGTAATATATGTGTAAATGTTCCTATTGATGAATACAATATCTTAGATAATGAACTTATCACACACTGTTCTAATGTAGTTCGAAAAATATCTCAAATCACACCAAGAGGAGAGGGTAATTTTAATTTTACTGTAAATTTTAATTGTAAACCATATATTCCTTATTTCCCAGCTTCGTACCATGATAGTAATTTAGAGAACTCTTATGTAGTTGGTTTTGAGACACCAGATTTGTTAATTCATGTTCTTAAAGAATTTAATAAAAACAAAAATATTACTAATCATCAGGAATTATTCAATAATTATTATGAAATAATGAGTAAAGCATTACAATATCATGTTGATAATGTAAAAGAGATTCTATGTTCATATAAAAATAATGATTTCAAGTTTATAGGAATAGATAGTTCTGCTGCACCTTCTAAAAACTGTTCTTCTATGGTTAGTGTATATGAACAATTAGGAGTTCCTTATTTTGGAGCAAGTGGTAGTGTTGAGGCTTCTTCTTTATTGACAAAAGTATTTAAAGGTGTAAAAAATATGCCTTTAGTTGGCTTCTCTGGTCTTATGTTAGCAGTTATTGAAGATTTAGGATTGTCTCAAGGAACGGTAGATAAAAACTATGATATAAGGTCTTTATTAACTTATAGTTCTGTTTGTGGAATTGGTTTAGATACTGTTCCTATTGCAGGAGATACATCTATAGATAAAATATCTGCTCTTATGAGAGATACTGGAACAATGGCTTTTAGGTTAAATAAGCCACTTACAGTTAGACTTTTCCCTTATCCTGATAAAAAAGCAGGTGAATTAACTGAATATGAAAGTGATGATTTATGTAACTGTGTAATTCTAGATGTTCCATAG
- a CDS encoding DMT family transporter, with amino-acid sequence METIKKPTFIDFFGLILLSAIWGSSFIAMVYALNQYDPLTIAFGRVTFAGAFLLFFVLLKKLSFPKDIRTLTILFFVGILNNSIPFYLISWGQQYISPSTASIMLAVGPFITLILSHFITHDEKFTFLKLIGVILGFFGVFILLGDDFLNQKHDSLYGKLAMLCATMGYISSGLLLRRVSHIPILVCSTSMLIVSSISLLPFILLAPLSNLQISNYYFLPIIYLAVFPTAIASLIRVRMVQKVGVQFMSQVAYLIPIFAIVWAWLFFDDLPKQTAWIALFLVLLGLFIKKLEK; translated from the coding sequence TTGGAAACTATAAAAAAACCCACATTTATTGATTTTTTTGGACTTATACTACTATCTGCAATTTGGGGTAGTTCTTTTATTGCCATGGTATATGCCTTAAATCAATATGACCCATTGACTATAGCATTTGGAAGAGTTACTTTTGCAGGTGCATTTTTGTTATTTTTTGTTTTATTAAAAAAACTATCTTTTCCAAAAGATATTAGAACTTTAACTATACTATTTTTTGTAGGAATTCTAAATAACTCTATACCTTTTTATTTAATTTCATGGGGACAACAATATATAAGCCCTAGTACTGCATCAATCATGTTAGCAGTTGGCCCTTTTATAACTTTAATTCTATCTCATTTTATAACACACGATGAAAAATTCACTTTTTTGAAACTTATAGGTGTTATATTAGGTTTTTTTGGTGTTTTTATATTATTAGGTGATGACTTTTTAAATCAAAAGCATGACAGTCTTTATGGTAAACTTGCTATGCTTTGTGCAACAATGGGTTATATAAGTTCAGGTTTATTACTTAGAAGAGTCTCCCATATACCAATTCTTGTATGCTCTACAAGTATGTTAATTGTTTCAAGTATTTCATTACTTCCTTTTATACTTTTAGCACCTTTATCTAACTTACAGATATCAAACTATTACTTTTTACCAATAATTTATCTAGCAGTATTTCCAACTGCTATTGCATCACTTATTAGAGTAAGAATGGTTCAAAAAGTTGGTGTACAGTTTATGTCACAAGTTGCATATTTAATTCCAATTTTTGCAATTGTTTGGGCATGGTTATTCTTTGATGACTTACCAAAACAAACAGCTTGGATAGCCTTGTTTTTAGTTTTACTAGGATTATTTATCAAAAAACTTGAAAAGTAA
- a CDS encoding VF530 family DNA-binding protein gives MHKEQSNNPLHGMTLEKILNSLVDNYGWEELGRRINIRCFNYDPSIKSSLKFLRKTPWARAKVEKLFLERLD, from the coding sequence ATGCATAAAGAACAATCAAATAATCCTCTCCATGGAATGACTTTAGAAAAAATCTTAAATAGTTTAGTTGATAATTATGGTTGGGAAGAATTAGGAAGACGTATAAATATTAGATGCTTTAATTATGACCCTTCAATTAAATCAAGTCTTAAATTTTTAAGAAAAACACCTTGGGCTAGAGCAAAAGTAGAAAAACTTTTTTTAGAAAGATTAGATTAA
- a CDS encoding LysE family translocator gives MNTDIILVYSLVAFFYIISPGPAIFLALTNGILYDMKMVMTSSFGNILGLFILSAISISGLGVILVTSSTLFMIVKVVGAVYLIYLGIKQFRSASSLKLNKKEKKKYQKSLKKGFFESFFLAVTNPKPIIFFIALFPQFLSLENDLIPQFFIMTGIFMFFSFISLCIYGFIAKSTKEWFKKENTMIWFHRVTGGLFIGLGFSLFKLKNIQN, from the coding sequence ATGAATACAGATATAATATTAGTATATTCTCTAGTTGCATTTTTTTATATTATTAGTCCTGGTCCTGCAATTTTTTTAGCTTTAACTAATGGTATTTTATACGATATGAAAATGGTAATGACCTCTTCTTTTGGAAATATATTGGGACTTTTTATATTATCAGCTATTTCAATTTCAGGGTTAGGTGTTATTTTAGTAACTTCATCAACTTTATTTATGATTGTAAAAGTCGTTGGAGCGGTTTATTTAATATATTTAGGGATAAAACAATTTCGAAGTGCTTCTTCTTTAAAACTTAATAAGAAAGAGAAGAAAAAATATCAAAAAAGTTTAAAAAAAGGATTTTTTGAATCTTTTTTTCTAGCAGTAACAAATCCTAAACCAATAATTTTTTTTATTGCACTTTTTCCACAATTTTTAAGTTTAGAAAATGATTTAATACCTCAGTTTTTTATAATGACCGGTATCTTTATGTTTTTTTCATTTATAAGTTTATGTATTTATGGATTTATTGCAAAATCAACTAAAGAGTGGTTTAAAAAAGAAAATACAATGATCTGGTTCCATAGAGTTACAGGAGGACTTTTTATAGGATTAGGTTTTTCTTTATTTAAATTAAAAAATATCCAAAACTAA
- the mtaB gene encoding tRNA (N(6)-L-threonylcarbamoyladenosine(37)-C(2))-methylthiotransferase MtaB, translating to MNFSATKQKVYFKTFGCRTNVFDTQVMMSNLKDFEVTVDEKEADIVVINSCTVTNSADSTARGYINSLNKFKKPPRVVFTGCGVWTKGESLFKEDKVDSLFGHSEKEKINELLQQEERFFDAGDLEHIDDTIVEEFIGKSRAFIKIQEGCDFRCSYCIIPYVRGDARSYSEDKILEQVTTLASNGFGEFILTGTNVGSYGKKQHTSLAKLLKKMSRIKGVRRIRLGSVEPIQIDDEFKEIINEPFMAKHLHIALQHTSKEMLKIMNRRNKVLSDLELFEFLRDKGYALGTDFIVGHPGETDELWKEAIENLHKFPLTHVHAFTYSKRDGTPSATMKGDIRGDIAKIRYNELTKIIEEKNYQFRKNNTKPLEVLIESQKNGKYIGLDQHFNQIEIESSVDLVGDWIFIEDYKAELGKNVATFK from the coding sequence ATGAATTTTTCGGCAACAAAGCAAAAAGTATACTTTAAAACTTTTGGATGTAGAACAAATGTTTTTGATACTCAAGTTATGATGAGTAATTTAAAAGATTTTGAAGTAACTGTAGATGAGAAAGAAGCAGATATTGTAGTTATAAACTCTTGTACTGTTACAAATAGTGCAGATAGTACAGCAAGAGGCTATATAAACTCATTAAATAAATTTAAGAAACCTCCAAGAGTTGTATTTACTGGGTGTGGAGTTTGGACAAAAGGTGAAAGTCTTTTTAAAGAAGATAAAGTAGATTCACTATTTGGTCATTCTGAAAAAGAGAAAATAAATGAACTCTTACAACAAGAAGAGAGATTTTTTGATGCTGGTGATTTAGAGCATATTGATGATACTATTGTTGAAGAGTTTATTGGAAAAAGTAGGGCATTTATCAAGATCCAAGAAGGTTGTGATTTTAGATGTTCATATTGTATTATTCCTTATGTAAGAGGTGATGCAAGATCTTATTCGGAAGATAAGATTTTAGAACAAGTTACTACTTTAGCTTCAAATGGCTTTGGGGAGTTTATATTAACTGGAACAAATGTAGGTTCATATGGAAAAAAACAGCATACTTCTTTAGCTAAGCTTCTTAAAAAAATGTCTAGGATAAAAGGTGTTAGAAGAATTAGACTAGGTTCAGTTGAACCTATTCAAATCGATGATGAATTTAAAGAGATTATCAACGAACCTTTTATGGCTAAACATCTTCATATCGCGCTACAGCACACTTCAAAAGAGATGTTGAAAATAATGAATAGAAGAAATAAAGTATTATCTGATTTAGAGCTATTTGAGTTTTTAAGAGATAAGGGTTATGCTTTAGGAACAGATTTTATTGTTGGACATCCTGGTGAAACAGATGAATTATGGAAAGAGGCAATAGAAAATTTACATAAATTTCCTTTAACACATGTTCATGCTTTCACTTATTCAAAACGTGATGGTACACCAAGTGCAACTATGAAAGGTGATATTCGTGGTGATATTGCAAAAATAAGATATAATGAATTAACAAAAATTATTGAAGAAAAAAACTATCAGTTTAGAAAAAATAATACAAAACCATTAGAAGTATTGATTGAATCACAGAAAAATGGTAAATATATAGGTTTAGATCAACATTTTAATCAAATCGAGATTGAAAGTAGTGTTGATTTAGTTGGTGATTGGATTTTTATAGAAGATTATAAAGCGGAGCTTGGAAAAAATGTCGCAACATTCAAATAA
- a CDS encoding thioredoxin domain-containing protein — MQNKKVVLISIVVLIAIFLGGGYAYKNAQLEKSIAMSKEEALLFQRPHSVVVGNENAKVQLVEFFDPACETCAQFHPYVKDLLKKNDGKVKLVLRYAPFHQGSNYAVKMLEGAKEQGKFMETLEFMFATQRYWIEHHVVNPRTLWNMLPKVEGLDMEKLGKFMNDPKADAIIKQDLEDAQKLGVTKTPGYIVNGKPLQTFGLKNLIELVNSEL; from the coding sequence ATGCAAAATAAAAAAGTTGTTTTGATTTCGATTGTTGTATTAATTGCAATATTTTTAGGTGGAGGGTATGCTTATAAAAATGCTCAATTAGAAAAGTCAATAGCTATGTCAAAAGAGGAAGCTCTCTTGTTCCAAAGACCTCATTCTGTTGTTGTTGGAAATGAAAATGCAAAAGTTCAATTGGTTGAATTTTTTGATCCAGCTTGTGAAACATGTGCTCAATTTCATCCTTATGTAAAAGATTTATTAAAGAAAAATGATGGAAAAGTAAAATTAGTTTTAAGATATGCACCATTTCATCAAGGTTCAAACTATGCTGTAAAGATGTTAGAAGGAGCAAAAGAGCAAGGTAAGTTTATGGAAACTTTAGAATTTATGTTTGCTACTCAAAGATATTGGATTGAACATCATGTAGTAAATCCTAGAACTTTATGGAATATGTTACCTAAAGTAGAGGGTTTAGATATGGAAAAATTAGGTAAGTTTATGAATGACCCTAAAGCAGATGCTATTATAAAACAAGATTTAGAAGATGCCCAAAAACTAGGTGTTACAAAAACTCCAGGTTATATTGTAAATGGAAAACCATTACAAACATTTGGTCTTAAAAATTTAATTGAGCTAGTTAATTCTGAATTATAA